A region of Solanum dulcamara chromosome 7, daSolDulc1.2, whole genome shotgun sequence DNA encodes the following proteins:
- the LOC129896450 gene encoding uncharacterized protein LOC129896450 isoform X6 → MLLLFVGGRNLWEDNTLCRRREMVHHNEACEMCTRTCMLIHGQRDPSPIISSFFKVMIDKRFSKVLYFPPRFARLVSHLTDQETYLEDSSGQRWRVGICNNNGSLAIRQGWHTFSSEHGLKMGDFLVFHYIQGQHFVVQIYGTSGCQKINSYNGTRTGKKRPRTNSAATSHDELSPETDINLRKKWNSTPSVTAVPESERDGHQPVTTTFASNIDANNGERQIVPQEEGTSDVPQGENRPHNHTDSISQRESSSVDGAPREMEFLTLKAPFLDVQITQTDKISGPVNDISVLGQTDENGHHVGLISSTSLKSAENGSNGSHLVCLYNKESHCTSNNQVTTEKSDEASQFSKLPVSHSKETRVDKLELKEMAAKTHCPSKKLNANAGKEPKVTEKDGQDYPEAIIGNNKAIKSEPADSGDTSFPDASNFSCSLRVDGRNFLELPQSWPQVLVGRKKLGRCIVYLKGPDNRRWPVIYHENFGSKILAGNWALFTAVYGLKPGDECLFQLSDQSIRMFTVHVAHKVDVTQTTLS, encoded by the exons ATGCTTTTG CTCTTTGTAGGGGGAAGAAATTTGTGGGAAGACAACACACTTTGTCGGAGAAGAGAGATGGTTCACCACAATGAAGCATGTGAAATGTGCACCCGCACGTGCATGTTGATACATGGACAAAGGGACCCCTCACCAATTATTAGCTCTTTCTTCAAAGTCATGATCGACAAGCGCTTCTCCAAAGTTCTG TACTTTCCCCCCAGATTTGCTCGATTGGTATCTCACTTAACTGATCAAGAAACTTATCTGGAGGACTCAAGTGGACAGCGATGGAGGGTGGGAATATGTAATAATAATGGTTCGCTTGCAATTCGACAAGGATGGCATACCTTTTCATCGGAACATGGTCTAAAAATGGGAGACTTCTTGGTTTTCCACTATATTCAGGGTCAGCACTTCGTTGTTCAAATATATGGAACAAGCGGTTGTCAGAAGATCAACTCTTATAATGGCACTCGTACGGGGAAGAAAAGACCAAGAACTAATTCTGCAGCAACTTCCCATGATGAGCTGTCTCCAGAAACTGAcataaatttaaggaaaaaatgGAATTCAACACCCTCAGTTACTGCTGTACCAGAGTCTGAAAGGGATGGACACCAGCCAGTGACCACAACTTTTGCATCAAACATTGATGCAAACAATGGAGAGCGACAAATAGTTCCCCAAGAAGAAGGAACCAGTGATGTTCCACAAGGTGAAAATAGACCTCATAATCACACTGATTCAATATCACAAAGGGAATCAAGTTCAGTAGATGGGGCTCCTCGTGAGATGGAGTTCTTAACCTTGAAAGCACCCTTCCTTGACGTACAAATCACTCAGACTGATAAAATTTCTGGACCAGTGAACGATATTTCAGTTTTGGGCCAAACAGATGAAAATGGCCATCATGTGGGTCTTATCTCTAGCACATCTCTGAAATCAGCTGAAAATGGTAGCAATG GCAGTCATTTGGTGTGTTTATATAATAAAGAAAGTCACTGTACCAGCAACAATCAGGTCACCACAGAGAAATCCGATGAAGCATCTCAATTTAGTAAGCTTCCAGTCTCTCATA GTAAGGAAACAAGAGTAGATAAGCTAGAACTGAAGGAGATGGCAGCAAAAACACATTGCCCttctaaaaaattaaatg CAAATGCAGGAAAAGAGCCAAAAGTAACAGAGAAAGATGGCCAAGATTATCCTGAGGCTATCATTGGTAATAACAAAGCTATAAAAAGCGAGCCTGCTGATTCAGGAGACACATCATTTCCTGATGCTAGCAACTTCTCATGTTCGCTGCGGGTGGATGGTCGAAATTTTCTG GAATTACCACAAAGCTGGCCACAAGTTTTAGTGGGCAGGAAGAAGCTGGGAAGGTGTATTGTTTATCTCAAAGGGCCAGATAATAGACGCTGGCCTGTCATCTATCATGAGAATTTCGGTTCTAAGATTTTGGCTGGGAACTGGGCATTATTTACTGCAGTTTATGGCCTTAAACCTGGAGATGAATGTCTATTCCAACTTTCAGATCAGTCGATACGTATGTTTACTGTACATGTAGCCCACAAGGTAGATGTCACTCAAACTACTTTGAGTTGA
- the LOC129896450 gene encoding uncharacterized protein LOC129896450 isoform X9, with protein MVHHNEACEMCTRTCMLIHGQRDPSPIISSFFKVMIDKRFSKVLYFPPRFARLVSHLTDQETYLEDSSGQRWRVGICNNNGSLAIRQGWHTFSSEHGLKMGDFLVFHYIQGQHFVVQIYGTSGCQKINSYNGTRTGKKRPRTNSAATSHDELSPETDINLRKKWNSTPSVTAVPESERDGHQPVTTTFASNIDANNGERQIVPQEEGTSDVPQGENRPHNHTDSISQRESSSVDGAPREMEFLTLKAPFLDVQITQTDKISGPVNDISVLGQTDENGHHVGLISSTSLKSAENGSNGSHLVCLYNKESHCTSNNQVTTEKSDEASQFSKLPVSHSKETRVDKLELKEMAAKTHCPSKKLNANAGKEPKVTEKDGQDYPEAIIGNNKAIKSEPADSGDTSFPDASNFSCSLRVDGRNFLELPQSWPQVLVGRKKLGRCIVYLKGPDNRRWPVIYHENFGSKILAGNWALFTAVYGLKPGDECLFQLSDQSIRMFTVHVAHKVDVTQTTLS; from the exons ATGGTTCACCACAATGAAGCATGTGAAATGTGCACCCGCACGTGCATGTTGATACATGGACAAAGGGACCCCTCACCAATTATTAGCTCTTTCTTCAAAGTCATGATCGACAAGCGCTTCTCCAAAGTTCTG TACTTTCCCCCCAGATTTGCTCGATTGGTATCTCACTTAACTGATCAAGAAACTTATCTGGAGGACTCAAGTGGACAGCGATGGAGGGTGGGAATATGTAATAATAATGGTTCGCTTGCAATTCGACAAGGATGGCATACCTTTTCATCGGAACATGGTCTAAAAATGGGAGACTTCTTGGTTTTCCACTATATTCAGGGTCAGCACTTCGTTGTTCAAATATATGGAACAAGCGGTTGTCAGAAGATCAACTCTTATAATGGCACTCGTACGGGGAAGAAAAGACCAAGAACTAATTCTGCAGCAACTTCCCATGATGAGCTGTCTCCAGAAACTGAcataaatttaaggaaaaaatgGAATTCAACACCCTCAGTTACTGCTGTACCAGAGTCTGAAAGGGATGGACACCAGCCAGTGACCACAACTTTTGCATCAAACATTGATGCAAACAATGGAGAGCGACAAATAGTTCCCCAAGAAGAAGGAACCAGTGATGTTCCACAAGGTGAAAATAGACCTCATAATCACACTGATTCAATATCACAAAGGGAATCAAGTTCAGTAGATGGGGCTCCTCGTGAGATGGAGTTCTTAACCTTGAAAGCACCCTTCCTTGACGTACAAATCACTCAGACTGATAAAATTTCTGGACCAGTGAACGATATTTCAGTTTTGGGCCAAACAGATGAAAATGGCCATCATGTGGGTCTTATCTCTAGCACATCTCTGAAATCAGCTGAAAATGGTAGCAATG GCAGTCATTTGGTGTGTTTATATAATAAAGAAAGTCACTGTACCAGCAACAATCAGGTCACCACAGAGAAATCCGATGAAGCATCTCAATTTAGTAAGCTTCCAGTCTCTCATA GTAAGGAAACAAGAGTAGATAAGCTAGAACTGAAGGAGATGGCAGCAAAAACACATTGCCCttctaaaaaattaaatg CAAATGCAGGAAAAGAGCCAAAAGTAACAGAGAAAGATGGCCAAGATTATCCTGAGGCTATCATTGGTAATAACAAAGCTATAAAAAGCGAGCCTGCTGATTCAGGAGACACATCATTTCCTGATGCTAGCAACTTCTCATGTTCGCTGCGGGTGGATGGTCGAAATTTTCTG GAATTACCACAAAGCTGGCCACAAGTTTTAGTGGGCAGGAAGAAGCTGGGAAGGTGTATTGTTTATCTCAAAGGGCCAGATAATAGACGCTGGCCTGTCATCTATCATGAGAATTTCGGTTCTAAGATTTTGGCTGGGAACTGGGCATTATTTACTGCAGTTTATGGCCTTAAACCTGGAGATGAATGTCTATTCCAACTTTCAGATCAGTCGATACGTATGTTTACTGTACATGTAGCCCACAAGGTAGATGTCACTCAAACTACTTTGAGTTGA
- the LOC129896450 gene encoding uncharacterized protein LOC129896450 isoform X10, translated as MGDFLVFHYIQGQHFVVQIYGTSGCQKINSYNGTRTGKKRPRTNSAATSHDELSPETDINLRKKWNSTPSVTAVPESERDGHQPVTTTFASNIDANNGERQIVPQEEGTSDVPQGENRPHNHTDSISQRESSSVDGAPREMEFLTLKAPFLDVQITQTDKISGPVNDISVLGQTDENGHHVGLISSTSLKSAENGSNGSHLVCLYNKESHCTSNNQVTTEKSDEASQFSKLPVSHSKETRVDKLELKEMAAKTHCPSKKLNANAGKEPKVTEKDGQDYPEAIIGNNKAIKSEPADSGDTSFPDASNFSCSLRVDGRNFLELPQSWPQVLVGRKKLGRCIVYLKGPDNRRWPVIYHENFGSKILAGNWALFTAVYGLKPGDECLFQLSDQSIRMFTVHVAHKVDVTQTTLS; from the exons ATGGGAGACTTCTTGGTTTTCCACTATATTCAGGGTCAGCACTTCGTTGTTCAAATATATGGAACAAGCGGTTGTCAGAAGATCAACTCTTATAATGGCACTCGTACGGGGAAGAAAAGACCAAGAACTAATTCTGCAGCAACTTCCCATGATGAGCTGTCTCCAGAAACTGAcataaatttaaggaaaaaatgGAATTCAACACCCTCAGTTACTGCTGTACCAGAGTCTGAAAGGGATGGACACCAGCCAGTGACCACAACTTTTGCATCAAACATTGATGCAAACAATGGAGAGCGACAAATAGTTCCCCAAGAAGAAGGAACCAGTGATGTTCCACAAGGTGAAAATAGACCTCATAATCACACTGATTCAATATCACAAAGGGAATCAAGTTCAGTAGATGGGGCTCCTCGTGAGATGGAGTTCTTAACCTTGAAAGCACCCTTCCTTGACGTACAAATCACTCAGACTGATAAAATTTCTGGACCAGTGAACGATATTTCAGTTTTGGGCCAAACAGATGAAAATGGCCATCATGTGGGTCTTATCTCTAGCACATCTCTGAAATCAGCTGAAAATGGTAGCAATG GCAGTCATTTGGTGTGTTTATATAATAAAGAAAGTCACTGTACCAGCAACAATCAGGTCACCACAGAGAAATCCGATGAAGCATCTCAATTTAGTAAGCTTCCAGTCTCTCATA GTAAGGAAACAAGAGTAGATAAGCTAGAACTGAAGGAGATGGCAGCAAAAACACATTGCCCttctaaaaaattaaatg CAAATGCAGGAAAAGAGCCAAAAGTAACAGAGAAAGATGGCCAAGATTATCCTGAGGCTATCATTGGTAATAACAAAGCTATAAAAAGCGAGCCTGCTGATTCAGGAGACACATCATTTCCTGATGCTAGCAACTTCTCATGTTCGCTGCGGGTGGATGGTCGAAATTTTCTG GAATTACCACAAAGCTGGCCACAAGTTTTAGTGGGCAGGAAGAAGCTGGGAAGGTGTATTGTTTATCTCAAAGGGCCAGATAATAGACGCTGGCCTGTCATCTATCATGAGAATTTCGGTTCTAAGATTTTGGCTGGGAACTGGGCATTATTTACTGCAGTTTATGGCCTTAAACCTGGAGATGAATGTCTATTCCAACTTTCAGATCAGTCGATACGTATGTTTACTGTACATGTAGCCCACAAGGTAGATGTCACTCAAACTACTTTGAGTTGA
- the LOC129896450 gene encoding uncharacterized protein LOC129896450 isoform X5: MLLVAPLLAFGGRNLWEDNTLCRRREMVHHNEACEMCTRTCMLIHGQRDPSPIISSFFKVMIDKRFSKVLYFPPRFARLVSHLTDQETYLEDSSGQRWRVGICNNNGSLAIRQGWHTFSSEHGLKMGDFLVFHYIQGQHFVVQIYGTSGCQKINSYNGTRTGKKRPRTNSAATSHDELSPETDINLRKKWNSTPSVTAVPESERDGHQPVTTTFASNIDANNGERQIVPQEEGTSDVPQGENRPHNHTDSISQRESSSVDGAPREMEFLTLKAPFLDVQITQTDKISGPVNDISVLGQTDENGHHVGLISSTSLKSAENGSNGSHLVCLYNKESHCTSNNQVTTEKSDEASQFSKLPVSHSKETRVDKLELKEMAAKTHCPSKKLNANAGKEPKVTEKDGQDYPEAIIGNNKAIKSEPADSGDTSFPDASNFSCSLRVDGRNFLELPQSWPQVLVGRKKLGRCIVYLKGPDNRRWPVIYHENFGSKILAGNWALFTAVYGLKPGDECLFQLSDQSIRMFTVHVAHKVDVTQTTLS; the protein is encoded by the exons ATGCTTTTGGTAGCTCCACTTCTTGCTTTCG GGGGAAGAAATTTGTGGGAAGACAACACACTTTGTCGGAGAAGAGAGATGGTTCACCACAATGAAGCATGTGAAATGTGCACCCGCACGTGCATGTTGATACATGGACAAAGGGACCCCTCACCAATTATTAGCTCTTTCTTCAAAGTCATGATCGACAAGCGCTTCTCCAAAGTTCTG TACTTTCCCCCCAGATTTGCTCGATTGGTATCTCACTTAACTGATCAAGAAACTTATCTGGAGGACTCAAGTGGACAGCGATGGAGGGTGGGAATATGTAATAATAATGGTTCGCTTGCAATTCGACAAGGATGGCATACCTTTTCATCGGAACATGGTCTAAAAATGGGAGACTTCTTGGTTTTCCACTATATTCAGGGTCAGCACTTCGTTGTTCAAATATATGGAACAAGCGGTTGTCAGAAGATCAACTCTTATAATGGCACTCGTACGGGGAAGAAAAGACCAAGAACTAATTCTGCAGCAACTTCCCATGATGAGCTGTCTCCAGAAACTGAcataaatttaaggaaaaaatgGAATTCAACACCCTCAGTTACTGCTGTACCAGAGTCTGAAAGGGATGGACACCAGCCAGTGACCACAACTTTTGCATCAAACATTGATGCAAACAATGGAGAGCGACAAATAGTTCCCCAAGAAGAAGGAACCAGTGATGTTCCACAAGGTGAAAATAGACCTCATAATCACACTGATTCAATATCACAAAGGGAATCAAGTTCAGTAGATGGGGCTCCTCGTGAGATGGAGTTCTTAACCTTGAAAGCACCCTTCCTTGACGTACAAATCACTCAGACTGATAAAATTTCTGGACCAGTGAACGATATTTCAGTTTTGGGCCAAACAGATGAAAATGGCCATCATGTGGGTCTTATCTCTAGCACATCTCTGAAATCAGCTGAAAATGGTAGCAATG GCAGTCATTTGGTGTGTTTATATAATAAAGAAAGTCACTGTACCAGCAACAATCAGGTCACCACAGAGAAATCCGATGAAGCATCTCAATTTAGTAAGCTTCCAGTCTCTCATA GTAAGGAAACAAGAGTAGATAAGCTAGAACTGAAGGAGATGGCAGCAAAAACACATTGCCCttctaaaaaattaaatg CAAATGCAGGAAAAGAGCCAAAAGTAACAGAGAAAGATGGCCAAGATTATCCTGAGGCTATCATTGGTAATAACAAAGCTATAAAAAGCGAGCCTGCTGATTCAGGAGACACATCATTTCCTGATGCTAGCAACTTCTCATGTTCGCTGCGGGTGGATGGTCGAAATTTTCTG GAATTACCACAAAGCTGGCCACAAGTTTTAGTGGGCAGGAAGAAGCTGGGAAGGTGTATTGTTTATCTCAAAGGGCCAGATAATAGACGCTGGCCTGTCATCTATCATGAGAATTTCGGTTCTAAGATTTTGGCTGGGAACTGGGCATTATTTACTGCAGTTTATGGCCTTAAACCTGGAGATGAATGTCTATTCCAACTTTCAGATCAGTCGATACGTATGTTTACTGTACATGTAGCCCACAAGGTAGATGTCACTCAAACTACTTTGAGTTGA